GGCAGTGCTGCCAGCCATGTCGCCATGCTCGCCCGGGCACGCGAGGTGCCGATGGTGGTCGGCGTCGGCGGAGCGGGCCGGGTCATCGGCGACGGCGCCGAGTTGGTCGTCGACGCCGATGCCGGGGAGGTCGTCGTCGATGCGGACCAGGCACGGCTGGAGGCCTGCCGTCGGCGGCTGATCGAGCAGCGCGACGCGGCGGCGCTCGCCCGCGCGTGGCGCGGCCGGACGCCCGTCACGTCGTCCGGCCGCCGGATCGCCGTCGAGATCAACGTCGAGGATCCCCTCCTTCTCGACCGTCTCGACCCGGCAGACTGCGACGGCATCGGTTTGGTGCGCACCGAATTCCTGTACGACGACGCGGGCGCTGTGGACGAGGATCGCCAGTTCGCCATCTACCGGCGCCTCCTGGGATGGGCGAAGGGCCGGCCGGTCACCGTGCGCACGCTCGATGCCGGCGGCGACAAGCCGATCGCCGGGCTGACCGGCGAGCCCGAGCCCAATCCGTTCCTGGGCCTGCGCGGCATACGTCTCTCGCTGGCTCGGCCGGAGGTCTTCGCGGTGCAGCTGCGCGCGCTCGCCCGTGCCGCCGCCCACGGACCGCTGCGCGTGATGGTGCCGATGGTGTCCGTGCCCGAGGAGATCGACGAGGTGCGCGCCCTCCTGGGCCGGATGGTGACGGATCTGCTGGCCGAAGGCCGGGCGGCTGCCATGCCGCCGCTCGGCATGATGGTCGAGGTTCCGTCCGCGGCGCTGTGCGCCCGGGATTTCGCGGTCGACTTCTACTCGATCGGCAGCAACGACCTCGCGCAATACGTCCTCGCCGCCGCGCGCGACCAGCCCGACGTCGCGCATCTCTACCGCCCGATGCACCCCTCCGTGCTCCGCCTGATCCGTGAGGTGGTCGAGGCCGGCCGCGACAAGGGCGTCCTCGTCTCCCTGTGCGGCGACCTGGCGGGCGAGCCCGCCGCCGTGTCCGCCCTGCTGGAGCT
Above is a genomic segment from Geminicoccaceae bacterium SCSIO 64248 containing:
- the ptsP gene encoding phosphoenolpyruvate--protein phosphotransferase; translation: MGETVLTGRGASSGLAIGSAVLARRGESGCTTGEAKADALHLREAIDRARAEIENLAADLDDDAGEILAFQIELLDDGSFMDPAFVDIGQGATCKAALDRAFAAQVALFESDDDPYFQARAADVRDVHERLVRLLSGQSEPGSELPAHAVWVAEDLTPSLFLTLERKGLAAVVLARGSAASHVAMLARAREVPMVVGVGGAGRVIGDGAELVVDADAGEVVVDADQARLEACRRRLIEQRDAAALARAWRGRTPVTSSGRRIAVEINVEDPLLLDRLDPADCDGIGLVRTEFLYDDAGAVDEDRQFAIYRRLLGWAKGRPVTVRTLDAGGDKPIAGLTGEPEPNPFLGLRGIRLSLARPEVFAVQLRALARAAAHGPLRVMVPMVSVPEEIDEVRALLGRMVTDLLAEGRAAAMPPLGMMVEVPSAALCARDFAVDFYSIGSNDLAQYVLAAARDQPDVAHLYRPMHPSVLRLIREVVEAGRDKGVLVSLCGDLAGEPAAVSALLELGLERLSVTPAALGRVKHAIADLP